The nucleotide sequence GGCCACCGACCCGATGTCGACATCGTGGATGCCGGGCATGGTCCGCGCGGCGGACCGCAGGGCCAGATCGGTCGGCGACGGGTGGGGATCGGTCCGGAACGAGCACTCGTCGGCGTACCGGGCGGCACTCAGACACGATCGGCTGTTCACCGGTGACACCGGGACCGGCTCGAAGACGGCCACCTTCCGTCCCTCGTCGGACAACTTCTTCAGCGTCCGGGTGTCGGCACTGATGAGGAGCTGCGACTGGGTGGAACCGGTCACCGACGGGTCCACCGACTTCACCGAGTACTCCGCGCCCGGGAGGTGATCCGTCGCCCGGGAGACAAGGATGATCAGGTCGGGGTCGAAGTCGCGGACGACGGTGGAGTACCAGATCTTCTTCGCGTCGGTGCAGGCACCCGGGGGGCTCTGGGTGAACGACAACCCGATCGCCCATGGGCAGGCGGTCAGCGCG is from Nakamurella sp. PAMC28650 and encodes:
- a CDS encoding SGNH hydrolase domain-containing protein, giving the protein MTAPGDRIPMAGVDLAQASTVPAGAPGSGLLTKDTTCTVVPVSQCIVVHGSGARVLVIGDSHAIMLIATFRQVAVDENWTLALAALTACPWAIGLSFTQSPPGACTDAKKIWYSTVVRDFDPDLIILVSRATDHLPGAEYSVKSVDPSVTGSTQSQLLISADTRTLKKLSDEGRKVAVFEPVPVSPVNSRSCLSAARYADECSFRTDPHPSPTDLALRSAARTMPGIHDVDIGSVACPRFPLCDAMLGGTVVRIDHDHFTCRFAAGIAEQVDVLLRGAGAIGTRG